Part of the Prosthecobacter sp. genome, CTTGGGGAAGATGAGCGCTTCGCCGTCGCGGTTGATCTTGCTGACCGTGCCTTTCCATTTCGAGGGCTTCATGAAACCATCGACGAAGATTTCCACTTCGACCTTCGCCCCTTTGGGCAGCCCTGTGAGTTCGACGCCGAGCCAACTGTTCTCATCGCCAAAGATCGGGACTTCCTGCTTTTTGAGCTTGGGATCGTCCTCGGTCTTTCTGTCCTCGGCGTTCTCTTCTTCACCGTTCCAATCCACCGTGGCGGTGGAGATGAGGGCGCTGGGGAAAAGGTCTTTTTCCGTGTAGGACCAGGGAATGAAGGTGGGCTCCGCCGCCAGCATGGCGGTGGAGAGGAGGAGCAGGGAGGCGGTGATCTTCATGGAGTGTTTGACGGGAGTGCGGCAACCAAGGCGGGCCAACAGCATGCATGCCATAAAGCCCGGATTTGGAATCATGGCCAACATGCAGCAAGTCCGGGCACATGGGAGTACAAAAGAGTGCAGGCGGCGGCAGAGGCGATCCGAAGGAAAAGTTCTCGCGGCTTGCACTCGTTTCGACCGCTGGCAGGATGATGCATGCCGAAAAGCATCGCCATTTTTGGAGGCAGCTTCAATCCCCCTGGAAACCATCACACGGCCATCGCCAGACGTCTGGCGGAGATGTTTGACGAAGTGCGCGTGATTCCCTGCGGGCCGCGTCCTGACAAGCCGGTGACGGGCAGCGTGCCGTCGGTCTATCGTGCGGCGCTGGCGGACATTGTGTTTGGCGGGCTGCCGAAGGTGGTGGTGGATCTCTCGGACTTTGAGCAGGAGACCTTCACGCGGAGTCATGAGCTGCAGACGCGTTTCGAAACACAGGGCGAGGTCTGGCATGTGGTGGGGGCGGATTTGATCGCAGGAGGTGCGCGTGGGGAGTCGCAGATTCAGCGCACTTGGGCGCGTGGGGTGGAGTTTTGGCAAAAAGCGAATTTCGCGGTGCTGCGGCGGCCTGGCTATGAGGTGGATGTGCGCGATCTGCCGCCGCATGCACGGGAGGTGGATTTGATGGCCGAAGGCGCCAGCACGGTGATCCGTGAACGTTTGAGAAGCGGTCAAAGCGTGGTGGAGATGCTCCATCCGCATGCGCTGGCCTACATCGAGCGCTACGGCCTGTATCGTGCGCCGATTCCGGGCAACTGGGCGCGGGGCACGCTCGAAGACGCGAAGTTTTTTCTCCAGGCCGACGGTGCCAATCCCAAAGTGCGTGAGCTGAGCACGGCGTTGGACAGCGGGCACGTTCCGGCCAGTGAGGCGGATTTTATCAGTGTCGTTGGCGGTGATGGAGCGATGCTGCGCAGCATTCGCGAGCACTGGCGGGCACGGCTGCCGTTCTTCGGCATCAACGCGGGCCATCTCGGCTTCCTGCTGAACGCACCGGAGCAGGTGAACGCCCGCGCCTTTCCGCCGAGCGATGTCATCTTCCGCCAACTGCCGATGCTGTTCCTCGAATTTGAGGACGAAAACGGAGGGAAGCACACGGCGCATGGTTTCAATGACGCGTGGCTGGAGCGGGCGACGAGCCAGAGCGCGTGGCTGGAGATCACCGTGAACAACGTGCGGCGTATTCCCAAACTGGTGAGCGACGGGGCGCTGGTGGCCACCGCCGCCGGATCGACGGCTTATGCACGCAGCATGGGAGCTTCGCCTTTGCTGGCGGATACGCCGGCCTGGCTGCTCGTCGGCTCAAACGTGCTGGAGCCGGCACACTGGCGCAGCGCGCTGCTGTCACCAGACACGACGGTGGAAATCCGCAGCCTTGACCCGCAGAACCGGCCCGTGCAGGCCTTTGTGGACGGTCTCAGCATGGGACGCGTGGTAGCACTGCATGCACGGCTCTCGCGAGCAGCGGCGGCAGAGCTGGTGTTCTGCGCCAGTCACGACATGGCGGAGAAGATTGCGGCGATTCAGTTTGGAGCCTGAACCGATGATTCCTGCGATTCAGAAGGACGATGCGTTGCTCGCTGACATGGCGGCAGCCTCGAACGACGAAAGCACGCTGCATGTCTGGTGGCTGGGGCAGAGCGGGTTTTTGGTGCAGTGGGCAGGGGAGACGCTGCTGTTTGATCCCTATCTGTCCGATTCGCTGACGAAGAAATACGCGCTCACCGACAAACCGCATGTGCGGATGACCGAGCGCTGCATCGATCCGGGCAGATTGACGGGCATCAGCCGCGTGACGGCCAGCCATGTGCATACGGATCACCTGGATGGCGAAACGTTGGTGCCGCTGGCGAAAACGAATCCAGGTTTTCGATTGTATCTGCCGCATCCGATCATTCACGAGGCTGAAAAACGGCTGGGAGACGCCGAGGTCGTGTTCTGTGGCATCGGAGATCATGATGTGCATGCTGAAGGAAGCTGGGAAGTGCGGGGTGTGATCGCCAAGCACAACGAGGTGCTGCGTGATGAGCAGGGGCATTGTCATTACACGGGTTTCATCGTGAAATGCGGCCCGTTCACGATTTATCACAGTGGTGACACGCTCTGGCATGACGACATCGTGAAAGCCACGCGTGAGCAACGCTGCGATCTGATGCTGCTGCCAATCAACGGCAACAAACCCGAACGTCGTGTGGCTGGAAACCTCCATGGCACCGAGGCGGCGGCCCTGGCGAAGGCGGGAGGCGCGGGACTAGTCGTGCCATGCCATTACGACATGTTTGAGTTCAACACGGAAACACCAGATGAATTTGTGACGGCCTGCGAGCGCCTGCAGCAGCCGTTCAAGGTGATGCGCTGCGGTGAGAAGCTGGAATTAAAAGCCCCAAGCGTCGATCACTTCGCGATCGCCTGACCGCTGGCGGTCCAGGCGTTGAAGCCCCCCCTGAGCAGCAGGATGTTTTTGAAGCCGAGCTTGTGCATTTCCACGGCGACGAGCTTTGCCCTGCCGCCAATGGCGCAGTACACGATGCAGGGTTTGGTTTTGTCCAGTCTTGCCAGTTCATCGAGCGTTTTCTGGCCGTGAAAGTAGTCGTGATGCAGTGAATTGAGGATGTGGCCACGTGTGCGGCGTTCTTCCTCGGTGCGGACGTCAATGATCAAGGTGTCGAGGTGGTCCACGAGCTGGCGTTCGACTTGTTCGGGAGCGATTTCGTGAACCTCAGGAGGCAGAACGACAGCAGGGGGCGTGGTTTCAGCCGTGGCCATGTGCTGCCAGGCTGCAGAGAGAAGAAGGAGGATCAGAAAGCGGAATTTCATAAGCGTTGAACAGGCATTCTAGCGGGGATTTTCGAAGTGTCTGTGGTGTGTTGCAGCGTCAGGAGATCTGGTCTGCGAAAGAGGGGGTGAAGGAAAAGTACTCGTAGAGGGGACGAGTTCACAAGGAGGCGAACCATAATTGTGAGAAATTTGTGATAATTATAAAATTTATGTTGAATCAATTTGTGATAGCTGATATAAATTCAATAATTCAATGCTGAACAACTCAAACGAGAGGTTCACATCGAAGCAACACCAACAGCCAAACACACACACAACACTATGAAAAACATCAAGCTCAACACCTCCCGCAAGGCTGGCTTCAGCCTCGTGGAAATGCTCGTCGTCATCGCCATCATCGGCATCATCGCCGCGATCGCGATTCCTAACATCGGCACGCTGAACGACAATGCTCGTGACGCCGCCGCCAAGCGCAATGCTCAGACCGTCGCCTCCGTGCTTAACGCCGCTATCGCTGCTGGCGTTGACACCACTGGCTGGACGAGCGCCAACCTCCTCGACAAGGCTCAGACGGGCGTTTCCCCGGCTGACGGC contains:
- a CDS encoding rhodanese-like domain-containing protein translates to MKFRFLILLLLSAAWQHMATAETTPPAVVLPPEVHEIAPEQVERQLVDHLDTLIIDVRTEEERRTRGHILNSLHHDYFHGQKTLDELARLDKTKPCIVYCAIGGRAKLVAVEMHKLGFKNILLLRGGFNAWTASGQAIAK
- a CDS encoding NAD(+)/NADH kinase, producing the protein MPKSIAIFGGSFNPPGNHHTAIARRLAEMFDEVRVIPCGPRPDKPVTGSVPSVYRAALADIVFGGLPKVVVDLSDFEQETFTRSHELQTRFETQGEVWHVVGADLIAGGARGESQIQRTWARGVEFWQKANFAVLRRPGYEVDVRDLPPHAREVDLMAEGASTVIRERLRSGQSVVEMLHPHALAYIERYGLYRAPIPGNWARGTLEDAKFFLQADGANPKVRELSTALDSGHVPASEADFISVVGGDGAMLRSIREHWRARLPFFGINAGHLGFLLNAPEQVNARAFPPSDVIFRQLPMLFLEFEDENGGKHTAHGFNDAWLERATSQSAWLEITVNNVRRIPKLVSDGALVATAAGSTAYARSMGASPLLADTPAWLLVGSNVLEPAHWRSALLSPDTTVEIRSLDPQNRPVQAFVDGLSMGRVVALHARLSRAAAAELVFCASHDMAEKIAAIQFGA
- a CDS encoding prepilin-type N-terminal cleavage/methylation domain-containing protein gives rise to the protein MKNIKLNTSRKAGFSLVEMLVVIAIIGIIAAIAIPNIGTLNDNARDAAAKRNAQTVASVLNAAIAAGVDTTGWTSANLLDKAQTGVSPADGAFQGKTFTSGPIDDDEEAKAAAYLTWDDTNKQVAYNPGS
- a CDS encoding MBL fold metallo-hydrolase, which translates into the protein MIPAIQKDDALLADMAAASNDESTLHVWWLGQSGFLVQWAGETLLFDPYLSDSLTKKYALTDKPHVRMTERCIDPGRLTGISRVTASHVHTDHLDGETLVPLAKTNPGFRLYLPHPIIHEAEKRLGDAEVVFCGIGDHDVHAEGSWEVRGVIAKHNEVLRDEQGHCHYTGFIVKCGPFTIYHSGDTLWHDDIVKATREQRCDLMLLPINGNKPERRVAGNLHGTEAAALAKAGGAGLVVPCHYDMFEFNTETPDEFVTACERLQQPFKVMRCGEKLELKAPSVDHFAIA